Part of the Sulfitobacter donghicola DSW-25 = KCTC 12864 = JCM 14565 genome, GGGGGTAGCCGCGGATGAGCCCGACATGGGATAAGGGAAGCCACCCTGACATGCCCCATATACGGGGGCTTGGCTGGTTGCGGGTTTTCTTGCGGGGGTTTGCCCTGTTTATCTTGGTGTTCGGCGGATTGCTCCTGCTGCTTTTGGCGCGCCTGATCGAGCGGCCCTTTTACGGGCTTCACCGTCCGTTCACACCTTATATTACCCAATTTGTTTGCCGGAACGGTTTTCGGATTTTGGGGATGGGGTTTTCGGTCACAGGCCAGCCCATGCTGGGGCGCGGTGCGGTTGTGGCCAATCATAGCAGTTGGTTAGACATCTTTTCCCTCAACGCGGCCAAACGCATCTATTTTGTCTCCAAATCCGAGGTCGCATCATGGCCCGGTATCGGCTGGCTGGCACGGGCGACGGGCACTGTGTTTATCGAACGCAACCCTGCGCGTGCGCGCGCGCAGACCGAACTGTTTCAAGAAAGGTTGTTAGCTGGCCACAAGCTGCTGTTTTTCCCCGAAGGGACCAGTACGGATGGCCTTCAGGTGCTGCCCTTTAAAACAACATTGTTCCAGTCGTTCTTCGCGGATGAGCTGCGCGACGAAATCGAAATCCAACCTGTCACGGTGATGTATCACGCGCCAGCGGGGATGGACCGCCGTTTCTATGGCTGGTGGGGCAGCATGGAATTTGG contains:
- a CDS encoding lysophospholipid acyltransferase family protein encodes the protein MSPTWDKGSHPDMPHIRGLGWLRVFLRGFALFILVFGGLLLLLLARLIERPFYGLHRPFTPYITQFVCRNGFRILGMGFSVTGQPMLGRGAVVANHSSWLDIFSLNAAKRIYFVSKSEVASWPGIGWLARATGTVFIERNPARARAQTELFQERLLAGHKLLFFPEGTSTDGLQVLPFKTTLFQSFFADELRDEIEIQPVTVMYHAPAGMDRRFYGWWGSMEFGTHLLATLAPARSGSVEVIYGTPLKVADFANRKELAAACEAAVRAAHSAALTAD